One Littorina saxatilis isolate snail1 linkage group LG1, US_GU_Lsax_2.0, whole genome shotgun sequence genomic window carries:
- the LOC138970327 gene encoding uncharacterized protein — MEASELEGVTSWNRSEECSPRLSQENGVTIHKREYPPSISFQTASEKGYFLNQCPIYDMQDGDPLDSRVLVPLISLARAVHGMHEKGWIIRDLKPDAILIDCSNGQVTLPRIGRAHRLQSSERYYIDEVFEDSRRWLAPEVLLSGQYGKENDIFMLGTVIWQFFRIRELAERDPLASHRDFAPCANTAKDQVVNYVRDGIPLPFPSRFPDWLYRLILTCRHPDPAHRPSAQDVMDTLQEHSADGPLPMPFIEVARNQETLGAEHSTKDSNLPPHVQLRKKKKHSTQKPAAEHKPNLFKSMHKRLTRKKSKSVRLQQPVDRMLTTAGTRAEESGLDSSEQKDLKQFTTNGTGTSSIIPPINTEDPYTELPGTSLSRYGGTGANESGLDSSEQTDLKLFTTNGTGASSIIPPENTEDPNTELPCTSLSRYVGTEADESGLHSSEQTDLNQYTTNSTGASSILSSEAITGVCTSNSFSVKQSSVGLQPTNTQKSTFYENLDDELFPFEKSGQGQTTSSDECSAAAGDTSHRPMSNCTVYEVVDAEEDLGQNGAFSNPLHNSGARPNEFGKSDHGRIKKGFKNTIKKFVSFKSFRERKSSHQHLHTHPGEGKRTELTSAAGEESHSPPPQTSLPQAVNLDRFQEHRDSLPNERSFPSEIEATSSRSEHRPGSQTSIVLEDGIPGHTKDHHAACSSTSSTRLHAQNVVTPREVRQQITRDSVTERLDEDSTDGLSQSDVSGSCCWSFDSDDREDGEVRHHVQDSENEPEQTDFFTKLQHALHNRGFHAQGGHAADHCPLCHGNAAEGTDVCYENSTQEADPHDVFAGEASGLHDSNTALQSHHEQHDSVGDGIYCDAESSKESVRVNRNTAEVDDRDCFHTSKKNETIYRNVGNRDTLDGCAVKTLNPSDSQRSGVLDQQPRNNLSLLSRRNNKPEHASSTSLYLTPCTGHNTEGTKGV; from the exons ATGGAGGCCAGCGAACTGGAGGGTGTGACGTCATGGAATCGCTCAGAGGAATGCTCGCCAAGACTGAGTCAGGAGAATGGAGTGACTATCCAC AAAAGAGAATATCCACCGAGCATCAGTTTCCAGACAGCGTCAGAGAAAGGCTACTTTTTGAACCAGTGTCCGATTTACGACATGCAAGATGGAGACCCTCTGGACAGCCGCGTACTCGTGCCCCTCATCTCGCTGGCTCGCGCTGTTCACGGCATGCACGAGAAAGGCTGGATCATCCGGGACCTCAAGCCTGACGCCATCTTGATCGACTGCAGCAATGGACAG GTTACACTTCCCCGCATAGGACGTGCGCACCGACTGCAATCCTCAGAGCGTTACTACATTGACGAGGTTTTTGAGGACAGCCGCAGATG GTTGGCTCCCGAGGTCCTGCTGAGCGGTCAGTACGGGAAAGAGAACGACATCTTCATGCTGGGTACCGTCATCTGGCAATTCTTCCGCATTCGAGAACTGGCTGAGAGAGACCCCCTTGCTTCTCACAGAGACTTTGCTCCTTGTGCCAACACCGCCAAAGACCAG GTGGTGAACTACGTGCGAGATGGGATACCCCTGCCCTTTCCGTCCCGCTTCCCTGATTGGCTGTACCGCCTGATCCTGACGTGCCGCCACCCTGACCCCGCCCACAGACCCAGTGCTCAGGACGTGATGGACACTCTGCAAGAACACAGCGCGGACGGCCCGCTGCCCATGCCCTTCAT CGAGGTAGCCAGGAATCAGGAGACCCTTGGCGCGGAACATTCAACAAAAGACAGCAACCTCCCGCCCCATGTTCAActgagaaagaagaaaaaacacagcACTCAGAAACCAGCGGCCGAACATAAACCCAACCTCTTCAAGAGCATGCACAAACGACTTACGCGCAAAAAGAGCAAGAGTGTAAGACTCCAGCAGCCTGTTGATCGCATGTTGACAACAGCCGGGACAAGAGCGGAAGAATCCGGGCTTGACTCTTCAGAGCAGAAAGATCTGAAACAGTTTACTACAAACGGCACTGGAACATCCAGCATCATCCCGCCTATAAACACTGAAGATCCATACACGGAATTGCCGGGCACATCTTTGAGCCGATACGGCGGGACAGGAGCGAATGAATCCGGTCTTGATTCTTCAGAGCAGACAGATCTGAAACTGTTTACTACAAACGGCACTGGAGCATCCAGCATTATCCCGCCCGAAAACACCGAAGATCCAAACACGGAATTGCCTTGCACGTCTTTGAGCCGATACGTCGGGACAGAAGCGGATGAATCCGGTCTTCACTCTTCAGAGCAGACAGATCTGAACCAGTATACTACAAACAGCACTGGAGCTTCCAGTATCCTCTCCTCCGAAGCGATCACAGGTGTCTGCACGAGCAATTCTTTCTCGGTTAAGCAATCGTCTGTTGGGCTACAGCCCACAAATACTCAGAAGTCAACATTCTACGAAAACCTAGACGACGAGCTTTTCCCGTTTGAAAAGTCGGGACAGGGTCAGACGACTTCCAGTGATGAATGCTCAGCTGCTGCAGGGGATACATCCCATCGCCCCATGTCCAACTGCACCGTGTACGAAGTCGTAGACGCTGAAGAAGATTTGGGGCAGAATGGTGCATTTTCAAATCCCTTGCATAACTCGGGAGCCAGACCGAACGAGTTCGGCAAATCAGACCATGGTCGAATAAAAAAAGGGtttaaaaacacgatcaagaAATTCGTTTCTTTCAAAAGTTTCCGTGAAAGGAAATCGTCTCAtcaacatttacacacgcacccGGGGGAGGGTAAACGTACGGAGCTGACAAGCGCAGCAGGTGAAGAGTCCCACTCGCCACCACCCCAGACAAGCTTACCCCAAGCTGTGAACCTCGACCGCTTTCAGGAACATCGTGACTCCCTACCAAACGAAAGAAGCTTCCCCTCTGAGATCGAAGCCACAAGCAGTAGATCTGAGCATAGACCTGGTAGTCAAACCAGCATAGTTCTGGAGGATGGAATTCCAGGCCACACAAAAGACCACCATGCTGCTTGCTCTTCGACTTCCAGTACCAGGCTGCATGCACAAAACGTGGTCACCCCAAGGGAGGTACGCCAACAAATTACACGTGACAGCGTCACCGAAAGGCTCGATGAAGACAGCACTGACGGCCTCAGTCAGTCGGACGTCTCTGGTTCCTGTTGTTGGTCATTCGACAGCGACGACCGTGAGGATGGTGAGGTTCGTCACCACGTGCAAGACTCGGAAAACGAACCTGAGCAGACCGATTTTTTCACAAAACTTCAGCACGCTTTGCACAACCGCGGCTTCCATGCACAGGGTGGACACGCTGCAGACCACTGTCCACTGTGTCACGGCAATGCCGCTGAAGGCACTGATGTGTGTTATGAGAACTCCACACAAGAAGCGGACCCGCATGATGTGTTTGCTGGCGAAGCTTCTGGTCTTCACGACAGCAATACTGCTCTTCAGTCTCATCACGAACAACATGACAGCGTCGGTGACGGCATCTACTGCGACGCTGAAAGTAGTAAGGAGTCAGTACGCGTTAACCGTAACACTGCCGAAGTCGATGATCGAGATTGTTTCCACACCAGCAAAAAAAATGAGACCATCTACCGCAATGTGGGAAACAGAGACACGCTTGATGGTTGTGCTGTCAAAACTTTGAATCCAAGCGATTCCCAAAGAAGTGGAGTTTTAGACCAACAGCCAAGAAACAATTTGAGTCTTCTTTCCCGGCGAAATAACAAGCCTGAGCATGCTTCTTCCACAAGTTTGTATCTGACACCATGCACTGGACACAACACTGAAGGCACGAAAGGGGTTTGA